From the Calliopsis andreniformis isolate RMS-2024a chromosome 4, iyCalAndr_principal, whole genome shotgun sequence genome, one window contains:
- the LOC143177760 gene encoding uncharacterized protein LOC143177760 — protein sequence MAFMMKKKKYKFSVEVDLEELTAVPFVNAVLFAKLRLLDGGSFVDHSTREEVQEHTVRWNAKFEFLCKMSANASTCVLDPCILRISVRKELKGGRSFQKLGFTDLNLAEFAGAGLCRTRYLLEGYDARHRQDNSMLRVAIKMNMLSGDILFKVPSPSLKQTQLAVPGVPGVPGVTAEEVAASERCSNREDYVSTGSLAGSIASASSGFGSLPKKRPALFSSELLSGAESYDPMTLSEIVPTALPVETLAEAHTESGHSRNSSNTSQLSKGSGYGSLNSHSQHSRQSSSGDSGHIRSPSWPVWAPRIPNPSQNPSTQQPSRPDTYPDTDSPSSSSMMLLDPRNRFWTASSPLSSRDGKLGARHPTRTSVAAVRLSNNQDNEIMHASRNGIANHAGNDVGNIEDVGVFRVPGPHDVPRHSRKNYERNSFDSRNECNVAISAQDRNGPQNSSSVVVPVAKPRIGQPGWRSISKTCECIEKGKISPVLRLVDQARAVSSPDPLHRPDNPRASLRSATTAQTLRNPSGGSGLSETGSLDRAKAALERRKKAEDGTGNPVLCRVEVTRPNPDSLIDELIKATNLEQTDLESSETTGLQLFIAKDGTTALGNHEVKSQMPAGVFKQVVMEENNR from the exons ATGGCCTTCATGATGAAGAAGAAGAAGTACAAATTCTCGGTGGAGGTGGACCTGGAGGAGTTGACCGCGGTGCCGTTCGTGAACGCGGTGCTGTTCGCGAAGCTCCGACTCCTCGACGGCGGTTCTTTCGTCGACCACTCGACCAG GGAGGAGGTGCAGGAGCACACGGTCAGATGGAACGCCAAGTTCGAATTTCTGTGCAAGATGAGTGCCAATGCGTCTACTTGTGTCCTCGATCCGTGCATCCTGAGGATATCCGTGAGAAAG GAATTGAAGGGGGGCAGGTCCTTCCAGAAGCTCGGCTTCACTGACTTGAACCTCGCCGAATTCGCAGGAGCTGGACTCTGCAGAACGAGGTACCTTTTGGAAGGGTACGACGCGAGGCATCGACAAGATAATTCTATGCTGCGAGTCGCTATCAAAATGAACATGCTTTCGGGAGATATTCTGTTCAAAGT ACCCTCTCCGTCGCTGAAGCAAACCCAGCTCGCGGTGCCTGGCGTGCCAGGTGTTCCAGGCGTGACGGCGGAGGAAGTGGCGGCATCAGAGAGGTGTAGCAACCGAGAGGACTACGTTTCCACTGGTTCGTTAGCTGGAAGTATAGCCAGCGCCAGCAGCGGTTTCGGCAGTCTTCCTAAGAAGAGGCCTGCCCTCTTTTCCTCGG AGCTCCTCAGTGGGGCGGAGTCATACGATCCGATGACCCTCAGCGAGATCGTACCGACGGCTCTACCAGTGGAGACTCTGGCTGAAGCGCACACGGAGTCGGGCCATTCCCGTAATAGCAGTAACACCAGCCAGCTGAGCAAAGGATCCGGCTACGGGTCCTTGAATTCACACAGTCAACACAGTAGACAGAGCAGTAGTGGTGACAGTGGTCACATTAG GTCACCCTCTTGGCCGGTATGGGCTCCACGAATACCCAACCCTTCACAAAACCCCTCCACCCAACAGCCCAGTAGACCCGACACGTATCCCGATACAGACTCCCCTTCCTCGTCTTCCATGATGCTGTTGGACCCACGAAATCGGTTCTGGACTGCGTCCAGTCCTTTGTCTTCTCGCGATGGAAAACTGGGCGCACGACATCCGACGAGGACGAGTGTCGCGGCCGTCAGGCTGTCCAACAATCAAGACAACGAAATTATGCACGCGTCGAGAAACGGTATTGCGAACCATGCGGGTAACGATGTCGGGAACATCGAGGACGTGGGCGTGTTCAGGGTACCAGGGCCGCACGACGTACCGCGACACTCGCGCAAGAATTACGAGAGGAACAGCTTCGACTCGCGAAACGAGTGCAATGTCGCGATCTCGGCGCAGGACAGAAACGGGCCGCAGAACAGCAGCAGCGTGGTCGTGCCAGTTGCAAAGCCGAGAATCGGTCAGCCAGGTTGGAGAAGCATTTCGAAAACCTGCGAGTGCATCGAGAAGGGCAAAATTAGCCCAGTTTTGCGACTGGTCGACCAAGCCAGGGCTGTATCCTCCCCTGATCCCCTTCATAGGCCCGATAACCCCAGAGCCTCGCTACGTTCCGCGACGACCGCTCAGACCCTCAG AAATCCTTCGGGTGGTTCAGGTCTGAGCGAGACAGGATCTTTGGACCGAGCGAAGGCTGCGCTGGAGCGCAGGAAGAAAGCCGAAGACGGGACGGGAAACCCCGTTCTGTGCAGGGTCGAGGTGACCAGGCCGAACCCGGATTCCCTCATCGACGAGCTCATCAAAGCAACGAATTTGGAGCAGACAGATCTCGAGAGCTCCGAAA CAACCGGGCTTCAGCTATTCATCGCGAAAGACGGGACGACCGCGCTCGGTAACCACGAGGTGAAGAGCCAGATGCCCGCCGGAGTGTTCAAGCAGGTGGTGATGGAGGAGAACAACAGGTAA